A region from the Bacillus sp. Marseille-P3661 genome encodes:
- a CDS encoding ROK family glucokinase, whose product MDKWLVGVDLGGTTIKIAFISKEGEILCKWQIATDTTNNGDNIISDITTAINKKLEELKVEKNKLLGIGIGAPAFLEIETGYVYQAVNIGWENFDLKTNLEGHIQLPVVVDNDANVAAIGEMWKGAGVGAKNIICITLGTGVGGGVITNGKIVHGANGMAGEIGHIKVIPEGGENCNCGGSGCLETVASANGMVKLALDSLSVYPQSLLNEKLKKHGVINSKIIFESAMNGDEYAKKVIDQACYYLGLAVANIANVLNPEKIIIGGGVSSAGELLLSPIKKHFQKFALKRVFERADLSVATLGNDAGVIGGAWLVKNKLIK is encoded by the coding sequence ATGGACAAATGGCTTGTCGGAGTCGATTTAGGTGGAACTACAATTAAAATTGCCTTTATTTCAAAAGAAGGTGAGATATTATGTAAGTGGCAAATTGCTACTGATACTACAAATAACGGGGATAATATCATTTCTGATATTACAACAGCTATTAATAAAAAATTAGAAGAATTAAAGGTTGAGAAAAATAAACTATTGGGTATTGGAATAGGGGCACCGGCTTTTTTGGAGATTGAAACTGGCTATGTTTATCAAGCTGTAAATATTGGTTGGGAAAACTTTGATTTAAAAACAAATTTAGAAGGTCATATACAGTTGCCTGTTGTTGTTGATAATGATGCGAATGTCGCCGCGATTGGTGAAATGTGGAAAGGTGCAGGTGTTGGTGCTAAAAATATTATCTGCATTACTTTAGGAACTGGTGTCGGTGGAGGTGTTATTACGAATGGTAAGATTGTTCATGGCGCAAACGGAATGGCAGGTGAAATCGGCCATATCAAAGTAATACCTGAGGGTGGGGAGAATTGTAATTGTGGGGGCTCAGGCTGTCTTGAAACAGTTGCATCCGCAAATGGAATGGTAAAATTAGCGCTGGACTCACTTAGTGTCTATCCACAAAGCTTATTAAATGAAAAGCTCAAAAAACATGGAGTGATCAATTCTAAAATAATCTTTGAGTCGGCCATGAATGGTGATGAATATGCCAAAAAAGTTATAGATCAAGCTTGCTATTATCTTGGATTAGCAGTTGCTAATATAGCTAATGTGTTGAATCCGGAAAAAATAATCATTGGTGGTGGAGTGTCAAGTGCTGGAGAACTGTTGTTAAGTCCCATAAAGAAACACTTTCAAAAATTTGCATTAAAGCGTGTGTTTGAGCGGGCAGATCTATCAGTGGCAACCCTAGGAAATGATGCAGGTGTGATAGGTGGCGCATGGTTAGTAAAAAATAAACTAATCAAATAA
- a CDS encoding YqgQ family protein — protein MRSIYDIQQLLKRFGTFIYVGDRIADLQLMEDEVRELFKSQFLDIKDYQMALLILRQEIENEKLKRENLH, from the coding sequence ATGAGATCAATATACGATATTCAGCAGTTATTAAAGCGGTTTGGTACGTTTATTTATGTGGGTGACCGTATTGCGGACCTTCAATTAATGGAGGATGAAGTTAGAGAGCTTTTTAAATCACAATTCTTAGATATTAAGGACTATCAAATGGCATTATTAATACTAAGACAGGAAATTGAAAATGAAAAATTGAAACGCGAGAATCTACATTAA
- a CDS encoding M14 family metallopeptidase, translated as MKLKGRAGDSFKYYSQIFGVPLPLIIDSNPHLTPSSNFQDEEIFIPGYVTGHHDIKETETIWSIAKSYNISVDAIEIVNGFVDLSHSLKREIVIPLKLAKPIVQAQKNYDYKSLIDDINRLCEIYPFMKKNVVGNSTLNKEIHELIIGDGKKLVHMNGSFHANEWITTAMLMTLLNDYLLSLTNQTTLNGIETAELYQTTTLSVVPMVNPDGVDLVLNGPPNDPYYNQYVLELNKGNRDFSNWKANIRGVDLNNQFPALWELEKPRKPQAPSPRDYPGDKPLSEPESIAMANLTHKRQFDRVLAFHTQCKEIYWGFAQREPEYAETIVKEFAKVSGYQPIRNLDSYAGYKDWFIYVWEKPGYTIELGEGVNPLPISQFPEIYHDCIGIFLAGLYM; from the coding sequence ATGAAGTTGAAAGGTCGGGCTGGTGATTCTTTTAAATATTATAGCCAGATTTTTGGTGTTCCACTACCGTTAATTATTGATTCTAATCCACATTTAACACCGAGCAGTAATTTTCAGGATGAAGAGATATTCATACCTGGTTATGTTACTGGCCATCATGATATAAAGGAAACTGAGACGATTTGGAGTATAGCGAAATCGTATAATATATCCGTGGATGCTATTGAAATAGTAAACGGCTTTGTTGACTTATCACATTCACTAAAGCGGGAGATTGTTATACCTCTAAAACTTGCTAAACCAATTGTTCAAGCTCAAAAAAATTATGATTATAAGTCCTTGATTGATGATATTAATCGTTTATGTGAGATTTATCCATTTATGAAGAAAAATGTGGTTGGGAATTCTACTCTAAATAAAGAGATACATGAACTGATTATTGGTGATGGCAAAAAACTAGTACACATGAATGGCTCATTTCATGCAAATGAGTGGATTACGACAGCTATGTTAATGACTTTGTTGAATGACTACTTGTTGTCCTTGACCAATCAAACCACATTAAATGGAATAGAAACAGCAGAACTTTACCAAACGACCACTTTATCCGTTGTTCCTATGGTTAATCCCGATGGAGTAGATCTAGTATTAAATGGACCGCCTAATGATCCTTATTATAATCAATATGTGTTAGAGTTAAATAAAGGTAATCGAGATTTTAGTAATTGGAAAGCTAATATTAGAGGTGTAGATTTAAATAACCAATTTCCGGCATTGTGGGAATTGGAGAAACCCCGTAAGCCGCAAGCACCTTCACCAAGAGACTACCCTGGAGATAAGCCTTTGTCAGAACCGGAATCAATTGCAATGGCAAATTTAACGCATAAAAGGCAATTTGACCGAGTTTTAGCTTTCCATACTCAATGTAAGGAAATTTATTGGGGTTTTGCTCAAAGGGAACCGGAATATGCAGAAACAATTGTTAAGGAGTTTGCTAAAGTAAGTGGATATCAACCAATACGAAATTTAGATAGTTATGCCGGATATAAGGATTGGTTTATTTATGTATGGGAGAAGCCGGGCTACACAATTGAACTTGGGGAAGGTGTAAATCCGTTACCAATCAGTCAGTTTCCGGAAATCTATCATGACTGTATCGGAATATTTTTAGCAGGTCTGTATATGTAA